The segment AAGACCCGATCGGATGCGCTTGCTTCCCGCCGCCGGCCTCCGGGCCCTATGGCGCCGGGGAGGGCCTTCCGGTCCGGGTTCGGAACCCTCCATGAATTCTTTGAGGATTTGGGTCATTGGGGCCTCTTGCTTTGATGGACGGGAGCGGCATGGGGCATCCACCGCAGTGGTGGATGCCCCATACCCTGCATCAAGGGATGCGGGTCACCGAGGGGTGTTTACTTTGCCTCGTTACGCTTCCGTCGGCCGGTGACCATGAAGAGACCGGCGCCTGCCAGCACGAGGATCCCGCCGGCGGTCAGGGCCCAGGTTCCCACACCACCGGTGAGGGGCAGCTGGAACCCGGCGTTGTGCGGGACGTTGTTGATCGTCACTGTGACCACTGACGGGTCGTTGCTGGTGACCGTGGTCTCGACCGGCTGGGCGAGCAGCTCGTAGCCCGACGGGGCTTTGGTCTCCACGAGCCAGTAGCTCTGGTAGCCGGGCTGGCCCGAGGTCACTGTTGCCCCGTTGGCCCAGTTGGAGTAGCGCAGACCGGAGATCACCAGGTTGCCGCTGGCATCGGTGGTCCAGGAACTGACACCTCCGACGCTGATCGCGTTCGTGCCGGCCAGGGCATCGGCCCGGCTCGTGTAGACCGAGAACAAGGCCCCGGCCAGGGCCGCGGAGCTCTGGGAATCCTTCTTGTGGAGCACGATGTCGCCCCACTTGGTAATAACTGGAGGAGTGACGACCGGACCGTTGGGCTGGCCCGGAGTGATGGTGAAGCTGGCCGCGTTCGGGTAGACAAGAGCCGTGTTCGCGATCTCACCGACCGTACTGACGGTGGAGTTCACCGTCACCAGGACCTTGGCCGTGGGGTTGGCCGCGAGCACGGCCCGGCCGGTGGCGGTGAAGTCGACCGTGAGGGTATTCGTGGCCGTATCGAACGCGACCGTGTAATCGGTGTTCAACACCAGTGCCGCGTTGTTCGAAAGCGCCACTGTCGAGCTGGTGTAGCTCAGCTTCGGATCGAGCTTGTCGACAATCCGGTACCCATCGATCGGGTTGACGTTGGGAATGTCGGACGTGATGGTCCACGTTACCGCGTCACCGAGCTTGATCGCGGAGGCGTCGTTCACGGTCTTCGTCGCTGTAGTCACGGCGTTCTTGGGGTAGACGTTCACGTCATACAGCCAGCCGTTCCCGCCCGCGGGGTCCGTCATCGGAAGGGTCACCAGGAACGGGGCCGAGGGAGTGACACCAGCGGGATAGCCGGTCTCAGTCACCAGGTACAGGCCCAGGGGAAGGTTCCCCAGGCTCGCCGTTCCACTCGCGTCCGTCGTGGTCGTGGAGCCCGGGGTGGCCGCCTGCGCCGCGGCCTGGGCCGGCGTCAAGGCAGCAGCGGCAGTCCATCCCGCGTTGGTGGTCAGGTCAATGTTGTTGACCTTCTGCACCGTGAACGTCACCCCCGCCATCGGGGTCAGTGCCGCGGTCTGGGCCGGGGTCAGTGCCGTTCCATCGTTAGGCAGGTTCGTCGGCGTCGCCGGCTTCTCGTACTTATGGATGGTCAACGAACCTGTCTTGGACGGATCGATGTTCGCGGTGTTCGCCGCGTGTGCACCTCCGGCTCCGAGGGCGAGCATCCCAGCTGAGGCTATTGCGGCCAAAGAGGCTATTATGCCGCGCCTCACCTTCGATGATTTCATCGTGTTCCTTTCTTGTTTCCCCCATTGATTTGCGCGGAGCTGCGCTAAGGAGTTTGGGTTTGTGGGGACTTATTCGCTCGCCTGAAGACGATGAGGGCGAGGGAAATCATGAGGGCGAGGATCCCGAGAACCGTTCCGCCGAAGATGCCGGCAGTGCCTGGCCCACCGGCGAATGGAAGCTTGACGGACGCCATATCCAGAACGGTGATGGTCTGGTTGTTTGCCGTTACCGACGTTCCTGCGGTGGCCGGGTCCAAGGCGATGCTGCCGTTCGGCGCAATGGTGAACTTCACGGGGGTGGCCAGAAGCGAGTAGCCGTCCGGGGCTTTGGTTTCGAGCAGCCAGTAGGTCCCCGGAAGCAAATTCCTGACCTCGACCAGTCCGGGCGACCCGGATACCGGGCTGTTCACTCCGACGACGGTGGGGCCCATTTGCCCGGCAGCATCATTGTGGATCTCAAACGTCGAGCCGATCAGCGGGACGGTGGAACCCTGGATTGTCCCGGGTCCTGCCTTTTGCAGGAACAGGTGGCCGGTAGTGGGATTCGTGGTGAAACATGCAGGGTCAAGTGGCGCCGAGCCTCCGGTGACGCATCGTGCCGGAGGGAGGATCCCGTTGCCGGTTGCCCCGTTCTTCACTGTGACGAGCCATGCATTCGTGTTGACAGTCACCGAGTAGGTCAACACCGCCGCGCCGTTGCCTGGGAGAGTGAATGGAAGCGTGGCCAGCTTCATGTCAGGACCGGGGTCCGGGACT is part of the Arthrobacter ramosus genome and harbors:
- a CDS encoding SpaH/EbpB family LPXTG-anchored major pilin, which codes for MKSSKVRRGIIASLAAIASAGMLALGAGGAHAANTANIDPSKTGSLTIHKYEKPATPTNLPNDGTALTPAQTAALTPMAGVTFTVQKVNNIDLTTNAGWTAAAALTPAQAAAQAATPGSTTTTDASGTASLGNLPLGLYLVTETGYPAGVTPSAPFLVTLPMTDPAGGNGWLYDVNVYPKNAVTTATKTVNDASAIKLGDAVTWTITSDIPNVNPIDGYRIVDKLDPKLSYTSSTVALSNNAALVLNTDYTVAFDTATNTLTVDFTATGRAVLAANPTAKVLVTVNSTVSTVGEIANTALVYPNAASFTITPGQPNGPVVTPPVITKWGDIVLHKKDSQSSAALAGALFSVYTSRADALAGTNAISVGGVSSWTTDASGNLVISGLRYSNWANGATVTSGQPGYQSYWLVETKAPSGYELLAQPVETTVTSNDPSVVTVTINNVPHNAGFQLPLTGGVGTWALTAGGILVLAGAGLFMVTGRRKRNEAK